aaaacaactaaCACAAGTTGGCCATTAACGATAGTCGTTTTTGGGCAAAACATTGTTTGATATACTTGTAAGCATAAATATTGCTATGAATGTTATTCTATCAGAACACTCACCTGATTAACATGTCCTTGGAGCTGAGAAAGGGCTCTGCAGGCTAAAACTCGGTCTCTCCAGTTACTATTATTCAATGCATCTCCCAGCATGGCATGGACCAGTTTCTGAAAGGAAAGAGCAGAACAGTGTGTTTTGGGGTAGATAAAGGTGCCAAACACCCACTGACCTTGTGTGGCCACACGGACAGATAGGACATAATGGGGACATACACACCATTCTCTGGCCAGCTCTCCCAAGAAATTAACCATTGTTGGCCATGGTGCCCCATCAGagttaaataaaacattggtggtagggCCTTCcccctataaaagttaaaaacaacacCGTGGCCaggaccattggtgttcagtggaaacttacctttaaaatttgtCAGGCCATCTTGTTCCTCCTAGGAGACATCTTCTTTGTTCTCCACAGCAGCTTCGGCTCTTTTGGGGCGGCTTTGGCTCCCATTTAGCTTCATCTCCTTTTCATCTTTTCAGCTTCATCCCCCATTCATCTTTTCAGCTTCATCTCTTATTTGACTTTTCGGCTTCAGCTTTCATTCCGCTTTTTGGGGTTGGCTCTCATTCGGCTTCTCAGGTTCAGCCTCCATTTGGCTATTCGGCTCCCATTTGGCTTTGGCTCTTTTCGGCGGTTTTGACTCCCATTTAGCTTCATCCTCATTCATCTTTTCAGCTTCATCCCCATTCATCTTTTTGGCTTTATCTCTCAATCGACTTTTCTGCATTCTGCTTTTTGGGTTTGGCTCCCATTCATCTTTTCAGCTTCATCCCCTATTAATCGTTTCAGCTTCATCCCCTGTTCATCTTTTCAGCTTCATCCCCTATTAATCTTTTCAGCTTCATCCCCATTCGTCTTTTCGACTTCATCTCTCAATCGACTTTTTGGCTTCGCTTTCATTCTGCTTTTTGGGTTTGGCTCCTGTTTGGCTCCTATTTGGCTTTTCAGCTTCAGCCCCCCTTAGACTTCACTCCCATTCTGCGGCTCCAATTCCCCGGGCCCACTTAACCCTAAATTGACCAACCTACTGGACATTTGCCTGAAATGCCAGATGGTCAATCCGGGTTCGATTGATCATATGATCCATGGGCCAATGATCAAATTAGCCCTATTTAGTGTGACCAAATCAGGCAGAGACCTGCTGGAGAGGTTCTACTGTTGCGTTGAGgagacaatatggggcagatttatcaagggttgaatttagagttcataaactcccataaactcaaaattcggaaacaaaatgaccaatcgaaatctataaaaaaaaatttaaaaatttcaaactcaggtgaatgggatcgacctgccaactcaaatcgaattcaattcgagttttttctgtgaaaaaaaacttgattttcaggaagggtgcaaaaaactccaaattgatcccaggctaaaacaggaattcggcaggtttaaggtggcgaatagttgaattcaaattcttaaagggccagtacatcgaattcgaatttatttaaaaactcaaaaagaattttaactattccctagtcgaatttaaaaaaactcgaaaatctgAACTAGAAATTCtcattctaattttcacttcgaccctagaTAACCCCCTATGTCTCTGTTGTCTCACAGTGGTTGCCAAGAATATAAGATTCTATGACATTACAAAggttaataagtaaatgtaaaagtgaAGTACACAGTTAAAGAAAATGATGGAAGAAATGAATATGTAGTTATCATAGACGAtacatttttctctaaaataaataaagactcaCTGTGTGCGCACTCAGCTTCCTTAGTATATAACAAGCTTGTTCCTCCATCTCCTCATTATTCACTTCAAAAAGCTGAGTAAGGATCCTCTTTATTAGCGGAAAGCTGTGATCTCCTTCCAGGGCCAGACACTGAGCAGCTGCCCAGCTATCGGCATCACATCCTGCAAAGGAAACAACTTCTGTTGCACCAACATTATTGCTCATTTCATACACTACTGTCTGGCATAGAATATTACTGAGAAAATATACCTTGATTTAACCAGACAcccttttgtcaatttcccagcagccccagtcatgtgacttgtgcctgcattttaggagagaaatgctttctggcaggctgctgtttttccttctcaatgtaactgaatgtgtctcagtgggacatggatttttactattgagtgttgttcttagatctaccaggcagctgttatcttgtgttagggagctgctatctggttaccttcccattgttctgttgttaggctgctgggggaaaaaagggagaggggtaatatcactccaacttgcagtacagcagtaaagagtgattgaagtttatcagagcacaagtctcatgacttggggcagctgggaaattgacaacatgtctagccccatgtcagatttcaaaattgaatataaaaaaatcagtttgctcttttgagaaatggatttcagtgcagaattctgctggagcagcacaattaaaaaaagtttttttcccatgacagtatccctttaactttccaCTATAcataagcaataaataaattaaaagaaggtttaaacattaaggggcagatttatcaagggtcgaattgaaaaaaactaatttaaagttatttttagtgtacttcgagtattgaatagtccaaaatttgattcaaattgaaaaaaaattagactattcgaatatcgaaatgtatcaaatactgtctctttaaaactgcgactttgaccattcgccatctaaaacctgccgaattactgttttagcctatgggggacctccgaaaacctatttggagtcatttggtggactttgaagttttttggggcaaatccttcgattcggaTTCGATTGAATACCGTAAaacttagattcgaacgattcaaacacaGCCTATTCAACTGAAgttaaaaacgttgattttttaaaataaattttgattggtctgtttttatttaaaaaaaaactcccatcacctcaaaattcaaccctaaaTAAATCTGACCCCTGAGTATAATTCTAATCGaaatcattattaattttttttctgatcaaatgGCTTCTGTTTCGGGAGCTGGAAGCAGCAGTGCCGAGACTATAAAGCAACAGACAaaaactgctttcagtagcaaataatttacatataactatatataggggccctatttttttggctacttcgaccattgaattggctacttcgaccttcgactatgacttcgacttcgaatcgaacgattcgaactaaaaatcgttagactattcgaccattcgatagtcgaagtactgtgtctttaaaaaaaacttcgaacccctacttcgccacctaaaacctaccgagcaccaatgttagcctatggggaaggtctttctatcaatttttaggtcgaagaaaaatcgttcgatcgatggattaaaatcctttgaatcctacgattcgaaggatttaatcgttcgatcgaacgatttttcattcgatcgttcgatcgaactatttgcggtaaatccttcgacttcgatattcgaagtcgaaggatttatattaGGCAGTCGAATagtgagggttaattaaccctcgatattcgaccctatgtaaatctgcccccaatgttTAATGGGAAGTTGATCAGGGGTAAATTTTATTGCATTATGCTAACAATACAGGTAGAATTCCCCTttagcttatttttttatttgacccCAATTCTACTTAGTTTGTGGACTAATAACCCAGGCCTCCATGGGAAATAGGAGTCTGCTGACTAAATAGTAGGAGGCTCCATGATTTATGATGGTGCGCCtggcttattatttatttatctattgttCCCATTATCTTCAGCTAATAAAACATTATCAGGTATACTCTTTTATTATTTAGTCCAGAAAGTACCTTTCTCCAGCGCACTGAGCATGACCCTTCTTGCCTCTTCACTTATGGAGTGATTTATGTAACAGTACAGAGCGGCAGCCATTCTCACAAGGGCATCCACATCGCCAAGGGCATTATAAACGAGACCCATATTCTCGGGAACACAAAGATTTTCCATCGATTTGCTTGCTTTTACAatgttaaacaaatataaaataataaaaatcaataaaggaCGTCTTGAGAGCAGTAAGACTATATGCTGTCATTCTGTTATCTGTCCATGTCAGTAGTGGAACACCACATTTGATATTAAAATCCATGATATAAGCTATAATCAtgctatacagtcatatgaaaaagtttgggaacccctttcagcctgcagaataatttactccacattcaacaaaaaagataacagtggtatgtctttcatttcccaggaacactggggtactggggtgttttccgaacaaagatttttagtgaagcagtatttagttgtatgaaattaaaataaatgtgaaaaactggctgtgggtacccttgtaattttgctaatttgaacgcatgtaactgctcaatactgattactggcaacaccaaattggttggatcagctcgttaagccttgaacttcataggcaggtgtgtccaatcatgagaaaaggtatttaaggtgaccaattgcaagttgtgcttctgtttgactctcctctgaagagtgacagcatgggatcctcaaagcaactctcaaaagatctgaaaacaaagattgttcagtatcatggtttaggggaaggctacaaaaagttatctcagaggtttaaactgtcagtttcaactgtaaggaatgtgatctggaaatggaaggccacaggcacagttgctgtaaaacccaggtctgacaggccaagaaaaatacaggagcggcaaaagcggaggattgtgagaatgttacagacaacccaaagatcacctccaaagacctgcaagaacatcttgctgcagatggtgtatctgtacatcgttctacaattcagcgcaatttgcacaaagaacatgtgtatggcagggggatgagaaagaagccctttctgcactcacacaaacaaaaacagagtcacttgttgtatggaaaagctcatttagacaagccacagtcattttgttatttggtcataacaaaaagcactttgcatggcggaagaagaacacggcattccaagaaaaacacctgctaccgactgtcacatttggtggaggtcccatcgtggggctgtgtgactagttcagggactggggcccttgttaaagtcgagggtcagatgaattcaacccaatatccacaaattcttcaggataatgttcaagcatcagtcacaaagttgaagttgcgctgcaggggttggatattccaacaagacaatgaccctaaactcacttggaaatctacaaagacatttatgcagagggacaagtacaatattctggagtcccccgacttgaatatcatggaaaatctatgggatgatttgaagcagactgtccatgctcggcagccatcaaatttaactgaactggagagattttgtttggacaaatggtcaaaaatacctccatccaaaatctcatcaaagtctataggagacgtctagaggctgttacatttgtaactaagtattgatgttatatctctgttggggtgcccaaatttatgcacctgtctaattttgttatgatgcatattttctgttaatccaataaactttatgtcactgctgaaatactactgtttccataaggcaagttatatattaaaaggaagttgctactttgaaaactcagccaatgataaacaaaactccaaagaattaagaggggttcccaaactttttcatatgactgtagatatCGTGTTCCTCATCTATAAATTGTCTAGGAGATTCAGGCTGATTTAGGAGTCTACACGGAACCCAAAACAATGCTACGTATTATAGTAAAACAGATGTTTATACTATATAggaacaaccaatcagattcttTTAACTACAGATGACCAAATGAATTCTAATTGCAGATTGAGATGGGTTTTACTACAAAGCAAAATTACTGTTGTTTTGTGAATTCTACTGTCAGTGTCCAATAAGATGGACTACTGCTAGGATAAAAGACATGCCCAGAAGACCACAATTGGTGCATATTGTCATACTACAACGCACATCGTATGTGTTGGTCAAAAAGGAGCAGAACACATTTTCTCTTcaagtttttagtgaaaaaatgtgaatttttaaaaaagaaaaatctaattcttcaaaatgtattataccccgaagcttctaaaagtctgaatccggaaatactccatctaaaacctgtcgattctgtgtaaaagtcaatggcagctgtcccttaaaagatgttttttgaagatttttttagcCTTCACAAACATTGGGAGTATGGGGTGTGGCAATTCTGTACAATTCTAATTGATTCTCAaagagtttttgagtttttttgcaaataagcttgaataattcagggttttttttatccaatgTTTTCTACctaaaatattagtaaataagccaaatttgtggatgggaggtCGAGTTTGTTACtgataaaatatgagaaaaaaaggaGTTTATTGATAACATAATTTAAATATCCTCTGATTATTTCATTATTGTTTCTATGTCTCTATGAATTGTTTCTGTTgataatttatcatttttttcctgcTCACCTGTATTCCCTGCATGTGTCCCCTCCATTGACTGAAGCACGGCTGAAGTAGCGATGGTTACAAGAGCCGTGATTTTAGAGTTGTTGTGCACACTGTGCAGGTTTTTCTTTAGCTCTTCCAAACTTGTCTCTTTCCCATTTCCAGCTTTCTTGACAAGAGAATTGCAATCAGTTTTAAGCTTGGCAAATAAATCATATTCCAGCAATACAAGTGTCAGACATTATCAAGGTAACAAGTATTTCACTGGTTATGGAACCATGTGCCGGTGGAGATGCCATATTGGATGACTCTGTACCGTAAACACACAACAAACAGAAAGAAGGTGTAGGAAGACTAGAGATTGGGAGAGACAGCCACTGAAGAACGAAAGAAAGTGAGATCTAATCTGACTGCTTTCGTTTGGTGTGGAGTGGGTTTGTTTTGGGTAATTCTACCCTCCAGGGACACAAATTCACCAACTTCACAGctttcctcaatcactttagactcaatCTCAATCACCTGGTCATGTCTCTGTCCGCTCTTTGCAGTGACAGGCAGCACCCCAGTTCACTAGGGTTCCCTGGAGCTGCCAACACCCAGAACAGCAGTAATACCAGGGTTCCCAATTTTATTTTCAACAACTTTCTTGCAGAACTGGTACTTATTTGAAAAAAGTCCCACcactgtaatggaaaaaaaaaaaaaaaaaaaagaaaaacagatgcagAGGTAGAACCACAGCAGCTACTACACACAGGGCCAAACACTTTTAATGCTGACCCTTGTGTTACTAGGAGTTCAAGGCACCCTACTGGTCTTGTAGGAGATGATATTCCATTCCAGGGGCGCACACATTTATGTCAACCGCAAGAGTTTTCACTCACTTAACATCCAGGAACTCTTCCATTGTGTTAATATGTTCCACATGGCTTCTCTTTCATTCAGTGGCAAATGTTTCTCTTTTTCAGGTTGTGTTCGCCCTTGAGGTTTTGGAACTGCTGGAAGCTCACAGGTCTGTATAGTCTTATTTAAAACAGGTGCTGGAAGAGCAGTCCAACGAAATGCCCCTCTTTCCGGTCTCAGAGGTAGACCTGTATTATACAAATGTAACACTACATTAGCCCTGTAGTTACAAACAACTATTATACATCCTCTACAAGCTACTGTCATGCAACAAtcccccaaaaatatatataccatatatatttatatataaaatatttaattgtttaaaacaaattaccacaatcaatattttaaacctttaaataatttttgctaGTAAATTTTGTTCCACAGATCCCATGGTAAAGGTTGGCACACCAAGAATGGGCCACTTACCTTAGTctcgaaaaaaaaaccaccaaaataATCAGTATTTTAGCAATAGTTATTTAGCAGAAGTTGACTGTAGAATTACCAGCTTCTAAATCCTTGGAACTCCACTCTGTATGTGACTTTGGCAACGACTCTTGGAGATGCTTCTCGTATTGGTTCTGACTTTCCATGATGAtgtgatttttattctttatatccTTCTGGTGGATTATTTTAACCAAACCTAAAATCAAGCACACATACAATTTATGACAaggaaattatgagaaaaatcaTTAAAGTGCAATTCAAATCTAAGattaatctattggaaataagaAACTGCCTAATTATAATAAATTGTAAATGGAGTTCTGTTCCTGATAGAATCAAATTCGTTTTCGTTATCCCCCCCTCAGCAATTTGTCTCTATTTATGCAACAGTCAGATTTTGATAGACAGTTAGGTCTTATACATCACTGGTGTGTGCTCCCTTTGCTTACACAATTTATTAGAGAGAACTCTATTGCAAAATAACTCTGTAGACCAGGGCCCCCCAATTGGGTGAagcacaatcaaatgtaaaaaatgttggtgtcAGGAGCGCATGGGCCGAcgccggcatgatgacgtcacgTGCCCAGTAcgaactttgaaaataaaaggacttctaGGTCACAGGTTTGatcccgattataggaattgctgaatcgtgttcctgggtttcctaaattcATGAATTACTGTTTCCTGGcttcctgacccttggcttgaccctgattctgattcttgctgcctgccttattgaacacttgcctgaacttgactacgcttaaacctgaccccttttggatattgtaaacttggactttaactcctgggcttcctccttggtccggacttctcttctaggagccgataggcccctgataGTTAGGGAGCCACAGAAGCATGACAAAACTTTgtgggttgccaaataagcactgtaattggctattgggtaGCCTCTGTGGACTTCCTGCCTGCAGGAGGCTCTCTTTGAAAGTAAACCTGTGTCTTTCTGTCTCCAAAATCTTGGAAATTAgaacatttaatttgttttaaggcCAATGGGGGCAATATCAAAGGGGTGTTTGAGTTCACTGGTTAGGGACCACTGCTGGAGAAAGATATTAAGAGATGGCTTGCTAAGGAAGGGGAGTTATAATGAGTAacatgattatttaaaaaatggtacaATGGTACAAAAAATGGAGACATGTTTAATTTTCACAGTAGTTCCCACTTTAAGAGGCAACTCTACTCCATGTAGGCTGGGATTATTTTTGAATAACTTTTTCACTaccataaagtaaaaataattgtcAAGTGTCAGTATTCTAACCACATTCATCATTGCAAACTGAGACAAGTACTAATAAACAGGAGCATTTTATAGCACCCACATAGATAAATGATATTTTACCTCTTGGAAGACTGAAGTAATGCAATATATAGAAAATCCTTCCAGTAAAGTAAAAGATTTAATCATAAAAATGATTGGTGTTTTACCTGAATAAAGTTCTCCCTCAAAAGCATTCTCTGTAGCACAGACATGTTTCCCAGCCTTTGGGTTCATCAGATCCTGCAACCTTAAAGATGGGGCGAGTTCAAAGTGTTTGACTGTCAGGGATTCTGCTGTCTTGTTGTTACTGCCAGGGGCTGCTTCTTCTTTGGTTAATGGGGGGAAAGGTGTGCTtctgtaaaataagaaaatagGCACAAAAGACAGATAAGTTGGGTTATCGTATATGcctttgatttacattttttggccTGTCTACccaaaaaaggaattttaaaaatCCGACACTGAAGAGTAACAGAAACAATTCCATTACTTATACTTTATGATGGGAAAAAAGCCCAGTTTAAATTAAGAGCATTGCCTGTGAATAAGTATCTGAGAgtatgaaacacgtaaggtggaGTATCCCGTTTACTATGGCCTTTTCTTTGACTGATCATATACACCTCCCAAAATGGGTTTAATAgcttttaaattcagtttttataATAGTCAAGAGCCCCATACTTGCAAAAGAGGTAAAGTGTTCATTAATaaactgttttcactataaagtTAGCAGTAAACAACATAGTTTATACAACATCTTAAGTAACACAATGCTGTTTGGATCCTGATGCAAGAACTCCATATATCTTGTCTTTCAGTGACCAAACAAAAAATGGAGGGTAATCTTCTCAAGGAAGCCAGATAAAATATAGGAGACAGCTGCAAGGCCCAATAATTATGCACCTAATTGTAATTGCTATTGTATATTATTGCAGGAAACATAACAGTATTAAGCTAATTATGGTAACCAAACCTAGACATCTCGAGGCCTCATTTTTAGGTTCTGGCTCACAACTCAAAGCCTATACTTTTTGGGGTTTAGACTTAGCCTTATTCGCAATGCACTCCCCATCTTCTATCTTTGCCTTcttgattgctgttttacaacatttattataatgttcaTATTCATTATATACACTAAATGCTCCTGGTAGAGGGAAGTTGCAGAAACATGTATTTGTGTATCACATAACAAACATGGCAcatcaacatcttcaaatgtctTCCCAGTTAGTGGAAACAACTAGGGACCTTCTATCACTAGCCTTTTCTGGTACCAATTTTTGGTAAGTTTATGTTGTTTTGGTGTATAGTAATCCTATCTTTTATCTCTCTTAAATCTGCTGCCAACGTAATCTTACACCCACTTTATTCATCCCTTCCTTAGTGTCATCTATTTAATTACCATACGGTTTGTGATTGATAATTGAACATACAGCTTCCTATCTGTCCATTTGGTCTTCCTTTGCATCTTTGACTTTGGATTTTGCCAGAGGTGTATATAGCAATGCAAATAATGTATCTCTTGTTCTCATACTTACACAGGAAGATGTGTATCTGTTTTCTTATCTCCTTGGGATTGGTTACTTAATTTTCTAGATTTGTCTTGCTCCTTGTATAGCCTAAAGTCCTCCTCTGTCATGTGCTCTTCACTTATTAGCTCTACTGAGCTGCTAAGGCCATAGCGTTTACACAAGTTATTCTTTAACTTTCCGTGGTCTGTGTAATTGGCCTCAATCCACTGAGCTGTGGTCTTTGTCAACATCTTCAGAACATGTTCATCCCAACCTACAAAGTCTTTTGATGGATAAGAGGAAGCACAAA
This Xenopus laevis strain J_2021 chromosome 8S, Xenopus_laevis_v10.1, whole genome shotgun sequence DNA region includes the following protein-coding sequences:
- the heatr4.S gene encoding HEAT repeat-containing protein 4 yields the protein MEINGQSYQPFQPYQKPSQRFQTLPAVSESSSQKTVFSFPVPTFSQTVQSSTQAQTQIIRNIAGDFHFSKEVVSERGPASLTYNEFDTKTLYEAFNITPQTQINRMLKISPFQSKSFHVRQALPSKQVKSKSYICFGNSIWGKSKESKRITVNSIHSGKNVNPIMSSTEELGISAQYKRKAKTEPDVCASSYPSKDFVGWDEHVLKMLTKTTAQWIEANYTDHGKLKNNLCKRYGLSSSVELISEEHMTEEDFRLYKEQDKSRKLSNQSQGDKKTDTHLPVSTPFPPLTKEEAAPGSNNKTAESLTVKHFELAPSLRLQDLMNPKAGKHVCATENAFEGELYSGLVKIIHQKDIKNKNHIIMESQNQYEKHLQESLPKSHTEWSSKDLEAGLPLRPERGAFRWTALPAPVLNKTIQTCELPAVPKPQGRTQPEKEKHLPLNEREAMWNILTQWKSSWMLTGNGKETSLEELKKNLHSVHNNSKITALVTIATSAVLQSMEGTHAGNTASKSMENLCVPENMGLVYNALGDVDALVRMAAALYCYINHSISEEARRVMLSALEKGCDADSWAAAQCLALEGDHSFPLIKRILTQLFEVNNEEMEEQACYILRKLSAHTKLVHAMLGDALNNSNWRDRVLACRALSQLQGHVNQDLRNKLNHLMWEDWSPAVKQAAARSLGIMGYGKEIHDQLQKKLQCGTWKTKVEALSLIGWLRLMTAQLLPEFLRCFSDEFAAVRKKACQAAGLLQIRDDTVLSCLCELIQSDSIWKIQACAIKAVGKIGHVSPRVKDVLMWAVHHGEPGVRIEAFRCIALLQIRDPDLQYILRDKLMLESNDIVQKEVRRTLAALGLELTENEDMTSMIQQQMSRLCQKNVLIPKVMALY